The Dictyoglomus sp. NZ13-RE01 sequence TTACATTAATCCAAGAAGTATAAGTATTTAGAGTAATAGTTATGGTAACAGAATCTGTAAGATCTCCATCATTAAACTCTATTGTATTATCAGATGTAAAAATTCTTCCCTCTGTAAAAGTCCCTGAAAGTGTTCTTCCTAAATCATCCATAAAAGTATAAGATGTATAGACATTTGGAAGAAAAACATGGGGAATAAAAGTTAAAGTAGAAGTTGCATGAAGTAAAATAGATCTTTGCCTTACATATCTTAAATCTTCTTTAAGTTTATTTGTAAAATTTCTAATGAGAAGTAAATCATCAGAACTACTTCTAAAGGAAGTATAGGCAATAAAGAATACTACTACCAAAATTCCAACCGCAATTATCACTTCCAATAAAGTAAACCCATTTCTCATAGCTATATTTTAACAAATTTTAAAATTTAAATCAAAAAAATTGAAATTTTACTCAAACCCAACCTTTCCATTCCTATTAAATTTTATGATTCTTTTTCCAAGATATGTGGAGACTGTAATTTCTCCCTCAGGATATAAATTTCCATTTTCAAAATAAAAAGTGTAAGTATTTGTAGGGCTTGTTATTTTTATGCCAGAGGGAACAAGCTGGGGAAGAAGATATGATTTTTTGGAATTTTCTCCATAAATCCAATAATAAAGAGCGGATTTATATTTTGGTGAATATTCAAAGCTATAAACTATCTTTTCCTGCTTTAAAATAGAAAGCTCCAAGGCGTATCTTGCATTTATAATAATATCATGAGAAATAATAAAGGCTTGAGCTCTTAGAAGGATGAAAATATGAATAAGCATGTATAAAAGAAGAGTAAGGATAGATATTAGAATAATATAGATGATTACTCTATCAATCTTTTGGAGACTATCTTTTAAAATTTTTAATTTCTCTCTCAATTTTTTATCTAAAAATTTTTAAAAGAAAAAGCCCCGAAGGATTTCCTTCGGGGCAAGAATTTTTAAAAGTTTTATGGTTTGTAATAATCTAAACTATAAGAGTTTCCTGTTTTTGTATAGTTTAATATATGTGGATTATTTTCATCGGGAGTTATATTATTATCTACAGTATAATATTTATCATTATATGGACAACGAGGACGCTCTGCAAAATATGTAGTATCTTGCAAAAAAGCATTAAATGCAGCAGCATCTGCAGGATACGAACCGGTTTTATTTCTATAATACTCTAAACTAGTTTGAATAATAGCTATATTTGCTCTATGGGCGTTCTTCTTTGCATCATCAACTGCTTCAAAATATCTTGGTAGTGCAATTGCTGCTATTATTCCTAAAATAGCGATCACTACTAAAAGTTCTAATAGGGAGAATCCTTTGCTTCCCTTCACTTAATTCACCTCCTTTCTTTTAGAATTATTTTACTTTTCAAATTATATCACAAACTATTTCTTTTACAAAGAACTTTTCCTTCTTTTAAAATATTACTAAATAAAATCTTTTCTTCTTTTGTAATTACAATTATGTCCACTGCAATTTTTAATTGTTCTGAGAAGAATTTGAAATAGGGCTTAATCCTCAGAATAAAATCTTCCTCCTTCTTTTCCTTTTCAACTATTAATAAGTCCACATCAGAAAGCCCATGAAAGTCTCCTCTTGCAAGAGAGCCAAAGAGAATTATCTCATCAATATTGGGAAAAAGCTCCATTGCAGTTTTGCATGATTCTTCCAACTTTTTAAAAAGCTCTTCTTTATCTAAATAAATGGCTTTCACAGAACCTGATGATATTACTCGCCTCACTTATTGCCTCCTGAGCTTTTGATCTATTAAAATAATCTGCAGGTTTTCCAGATACAAAACCGTTTGGATATCTCGTTGAGATATAGAAGATATCTAAAAATTGGGCAGATTCTTTTATTTTTTCTGGTATCTCTATATGATCTTTTAAAAGTTCCAACATTTCTGTTAATGAATGTCCCCATAATTCATATCCAATTTTTAG is a genomic window containing:
- a CDS encoding prepilin-type cleavage/methylation domain-containing protein, which encodes MKGSKGFSLLELLVVIAILGIIAAIALPRYFEAVDDAKKNAHRANIAIIQTSLEYYRNKTGSYPADAAAFNAFLQDTTYFAERPRCPYNDKYYTVDNNITPDENNPHILNYTKTGNSYSLDYYKP
- a CDS encoding DNA polymerase III subunit beta is translated as MKAIYLDKEELFKKLEESCKTAMELFPNIDEIILFGSLARGDFHGLSDVDLLIVEKEKKEEDFILRIKPYFKFFSEQLKIAVDIIVITKEEKILFSNILKEGKVLCKRNSL
- a CDS encoding DNA-binding protein; amino-acid sequence: MKSRWKDWYEQGIRDLEKAKLDMENGFYEWACFSAQQSAEKIIKALGLKIGYELWGHSLTEMLELLKDHIEIPEKIKESAQFLDIFYISTRYPNGFVSGKPADYFNRSKAQEAISEASNIIRFCESHLFR
- a CDS encoding prepilin-type cleavage/methylation domain-containing protein; the encoded protein is MRNGFTLLEVIIAVGILVVVFFIAYTSFRSSSDDLLLIRNFTNKLKEDLRYVRQRSILLHATSTLTFIPHVFLPNVYTSYTFMDDLGRTLSGTFTEGRIFTSDNTIEFNDGDLTDSVTITITLNTYTSWINVNKKGFIEVNVP